The genome window ACTTCTCCCAGTTTCCTTTCGTTTTCCAGGGAACTATCTAAAAGGTGTTCGTTGATGTAAATTTCCATTCTACTCTCCTGCTTGAATCACTCGTTTCTCGCGCCTTTGAGATTGTTGTTCAAATAAGCGCCCACGGCTTTGTTCTTACCGACTCCCTGTTCCATATAAAGAAACTTGGACTTCAGTTTTTTCTCGTAACTCACGAGATGGTTTTCGTATTCCTTGATCTTCTTGTTGTTATCGGTGACTTGTTCTTCGAGCATCTTCACCTTACCGGAAACGAGTCCGCCCGCGTATTGCGTGTAAGGTTTAACGTGTTCGAGAAGATCGACTCCGACGCCGGTGTCCATTCTTGCGTCCGAGTTCGTATCGATCGCAAAAAGATTTCTGACGCTGTCCGGATTTTCGGCGAGTTTTACGCGAAGTTTCTCCTCGTCCAAAACTAAAAATCCGTCCTGTATATCGGCCCATTTGCTTCCAACGCTTCCGGTGCTGATACCGATGTCGCTTAACATTCGAACGGGATTTTCGCCGCTCACGGGATATGAGGAACTCGCGACGGTTTTCATTCCCGCGATCAGACGAAGCACGGTATGTTCTCCGGACAAAAGACCGGTTTTGGTTTTTCCTTCCCAAAAGGTTTGGCCGATTTCTCCACCTTCGTCCTTTCCATCCTTGACTTGGGCGTTTTTATCGACCGCGGTCGCGTCCTTTCCGAATTTCAAAACGGTGTTGTAGGCCGCGACGAATTCCTTGATCATCTCAAGACCTTTGTCCGAATCCGTTTTGATGTCAATGCTCACCGGTCCTTCGGTTTTTTTAAGAAGGTTGAGCGAAACTCCGTCGAGTACGTCGGTGAGCCCTTCGTTTTTGGGACGGTTGACTTCGATCCCGTCCACGAGAAACACTGCGTCCTTCGCTTCCGCGATTTCCTTTGCGGGTTTCGCTCCTCTGAATTCTCCCGGAATTACCACATGCAAAGAATCTAATATTACCGTTTTTCCGCTCGAGTTCGCAAAAAGAATCTTGTGCGCCTTTTGACCAGAGGGGAACGTCTTCAAGTTCAAAACGATTTTTCCTTCCTGCTTGGAGGCGGTTTCGAAAATCATCTTTTCCTTATCGTTTTCTTTATAAAGAATTCCTAATTCTAGTTTATCTTCCGGTGCGAACTCGGTCGAAGTGATCAGCTCGATTCTAGTGTTCTTTTTCAATTCCGTGGTCGGAATTCCGAACTGAAAGGAAGCGACGCTCGCGATTTCCATCCACTTCTTGTTATTCTCTTCTTTATAAACCGGTTTTGCATCCGCGGCCATTCCGTATTTTTCCGGTTGAAAGACGGAGATCTGATCCGCTTCGGGAAGAAGGTTGATCACTTTCGGAGGGTCGGCCGGTTCGGTCGCACCCACAAGATTGGCCGCTTGTAACACTCCGTTCGCGTCTTCGAATTTGAGTTTGCGATCCTTGCCCGATAAACCTGCGGTAAGAGTAAGAACGTAATTGTCACCGTCGACTTTTACAAGTCCGGTATTCACAAGACCCGCCGCCGAAATTTTAATGGAAGAAGCGAGATCGCGGATCGTTCCTCCGGTGAATTCGATTTCCTTTTCGGAATCGCCCGAAAAAATTTTGAACTTACCTGCGGGAATTTGTTTGTTCGCGTCCGTTTTTTCCCCGGAGATTTGATGAAAGGTCGCGAGATCTTTGATTTCTATCTTTCGTTTGCCGGCGCTTGCGGAACGGGAAGCGTCTCCGCTGACTACGCCTTCCGGTTCGGAAACGATATTCTTCATCGCAAACGGAGCGGTAAAGGAGATGAGTGCTCTTGTTTTATTTTGCAGATCGGTTGTGACTACTTTGAGGTCGTTCCACGCTTTCACTTGAGCTTTGTTAAACGAATTCTGTTGCTCAAGACGGCGGATCGGTTTGGCTTCCAATTCCACCAATTTCTTTACGATCATATTCGTGTCTTGTCCGGAACTAAGTCCTGGAATCGTAAATGCGGGCATCTTGTCCTCCTACCTTCTTCATCGACCGAATCGGAAAAAAGATAAGGGAAAATGAAAAAATTCGATGCAGGAAAAACCGATTGCCGATCTTAAATGTCCGTGGATTTTAGTTTGGATTTTCGTAGGGGGAAGAATGATATCGCCTTTTTTGGGAGAATTTTTAGGAACCTTCGTTTTAATTCTTTTGGGAAACGGAGTCGTCGCCGGAGTTTTACTGGAACGAAGTAAATCCAAGGACGGAGGCTGGATCGTGATCACCGCCGGATGGGCCTTTGCGGTTATGCTCGGAGTTTTTACGTCCAACGCGTTCGGAAGTTCGGACGCACATCTCAATCCCGCGGTAACGTTGGCTTTTGCGATCAAGTCGGGCGATCCTTCCAAACTTTTCTCTTACATTCCGGCGCAAATCGGAGGAGCTTTTTTCGGAGCCGTATTCAATTATCTGCATTATCTTCCGCACTGGAAAGAAACTCAGGACCCCGGAAAAATTCTCGCGGTGTTTTCGACCGAACCCGCAATTTCGCATATCGCGTCCAACTTTTTCAGCGAATTCTTGGGAACGTTCCTGCTCATCTTAGGAATCGTTTCGATCTTCTCCCCTTCCATGCCCGGCTTAAGCGTTCACTTCGGAACCTTTCTCGTGGGAATTCTCGTTTGGAGCATCGGTCTGTCGATGGGAGGAACGACCGGATACGCGATCAACCCGGCGCGCGACTTGGGCCCGAGACTCGCGCATTTTCTTTTGCCGATCGCGGGAAAAGGTTCTTCCAATTGGAAATACGCGTGGCTTCCTGTGATCGCTCCCTTGAGCGGTGCGGCCTGTGCGGGATGGCTGCTCGGATTTTTGAAAATTTAAGAAAGAATATTTTGTTTTTTGAATGTGTTTTCGTTTTCTCCGCTTGGAATTTGAGAAGAATACAATAGGTTTCGAATTCCGTGTTGCGAAACATAAGATCGCAACGCGAAAATTTTGAACTGTAAAATTGTGTAGTGATAGTATTCACCTGACAGTCGGGTAAAAATCATGATTTACGGATTAATCGGATTCCCGAAAATTTACAATTTCATAGACTGACTCTCATGATTAAACAATTATTTAAGCACGTTTCGCTTCCGCTCTTACTAATATTATTCAGGGATTTTCGCCTTTTTATTTATCCACGCCTTTGGGCGGAAGAAGGAACGATCTATTTTCAAGAAGCTTACTTATTAGGTTTCAAAACGATATTTGAATCTAAATTAGGTTATTACTCTTTATTTCCTAGAATCTTTTCGTATTTTACAACATTTTTCCCGCTCGAATACGCTCCCTTAGTCATGACAATTTTAACAACGACAATTTGGTTATTGCCTCATGTTTTGATAAGTCTTTCTAAAAACGAATATTTACTTTCGGATCGTAATAAAATCATCTGCTCCTTAATCTTAATAATCACTTCACCATCGGATGAGATTTTTCTAAACTCAATCAATCTACATTTCATTACTCCATGGATCCTATTGTTAATAGGAATGGATAACCTTAACCAAATTTCAAAAAGTCAAAAACTCATCTATATAGGACTTTCCTGGCTATCAATATTAAATGGTCCTGTAGCAATGTTCGTAATACCAGTTTATTCATATTTGCTTATCATTCAAAAGGAATACAAATTTCTATTGCTGAGTCTCTCAGTTACGATCATTCAATTGTTTTATGTTATAACTTATGGGGATGCCAATTCTATCCATGACAGATTTGGATTTTCTTTGAAAGAATTTAGTCAGACATTCTATCTAAGAACGTTAATAAATCCGTTTATAGGTGAAATAAATGACACCCATTCAATTCTCAATTTGATTGGAATATTTAACGTAGCCAAAGGAAAGAACTTCATTTTCTTACTTCTCCTTTGTTTCTTTTTATACATAATAAAACGAAAGAATCTTCCTTCGGCCGCTTTGATAGTCGGATGTGTATTGGTTTCATTCCTCACATATTCCACAACTTTAAACCCTAAGATCCAAGGACTCCTTTTAGGATCAGGGCGATATTTTTATCTTCCGAATACAATGCTTTCAATCAGTTTTTTATTATTCGCTTTTCAGGAGAAAGAATTAAAAAATTCAAAATTTTTAATATACTCCTTACCATTGCTTCTACTAATATACTCCTCAGGTCTTGAATACTTCCGCACCTCACCGTATTGTTCAGATTGCGCAAATTGGAAAACAGAAGTTCGAGAAAATTTCAAAACAAATCAGCAAATTGAAATATGGCCGAAAGGATGGATTATAAACTTTAGAAAACCGTAAAATCCTGATTTACGGATTAATCGGATTCCCGAAATGATGAAATTGATATGCGAAGTCTCGCCTTTGTCCTATTTTTTTCGTTTTTCTCGATTTGGAACTTATCTGCACAACCGGGAGATTTAAAAGGAGAATGCAAACCGAAGGATTGGATCTGCGTTCTCACCCGAACTACAAACAACACAGTAGAGTTCTACGTTCAAAACAAAACTCCTTCGGGAGAATATCCGTTTACGGTTTATTTCAACTTCACGACCCTTGAGAATTTCGAATCGGACGTTGCGCTCCCGTTTCACTTCGTTTCCAAGGGAACCCCGGAACCGAAAAAAATTCTTACGTTGAGTCCCATCGACGCACATAAGGAATTTGCTTACAACTCTAGTATCTATATTAAAGCCGGAGATATATACGCTCCGATGTCAAAGAAGATAATCTACCGATTGCCTTTCGAATCCGTCTCCAGGGTCGGACAAGGATATAACGGAAAGTCTACTCATTCCGGCGAATTTCCTTTCGCACTGGATTTTTCCCTTCCCGAAGGGAGTTCCATCCTTGCCGCAAGAGATGGTCTTATTATCTCAGTCGAAGACAAGTATAAAGAAAGAGGAACCACGGCATATTTTCAGGACAAAGCCAACTATATTCGAATTCTTCATAAAGATGGAAGCGTAGCCGAATACGGTCATTTGAAATATAAAGGCGTTTTAGTAAAAGTAGGACAGATTGTTCAAAAAGGAGAAAAGATAGGACTTTCGGGTAATACAGGTTTTAGTAGTGCACCTCACCTTCATTTTCACGTTCTTAAACCTACAGAAAAATTTCAACGTCTAGTATCATTTCCGACTTCCTTCGAAACCGATGAGGGTGTTTTAGACGAGCTAAAACGCGGGTTCGTTTATTGGAATCCCTCCAACCTTTTACCGGCGGGAAAACTTTTCTTCGAGGAAGATCTCAAAATCTGCTCGGAGTTCGTACAGAAAAAACTTTTCGACTGCGAGGATAAATTCAACCCTCAGAAAAGACCGATTCTCGCTTTGGAAGTGCGAAAACCCGGAAAATACGATTTAAAAGTGGAAGTCTGCAATCCGGATTCGATCTGTAAAAGACTTGATTGGAACTTGACCCCAGAACAGATTATAGCCGTTTTTTATTTCGATTGGAGTCTTTTTCCGCAACAACCGGGAAAGTATAAAATCCAAGTCATCAACGATATCGAAATCATCAAAACCTGGGTCGTTGAACGAGAATGAATTTTAGAATCGAGACTCTGACTCCGAAGTTACTGGTCGGAAACCGAATGACCATGTCCCTTCTGGAAAATAAAACGGGAGAACTTTGGCGCAACTTCATGCCGAGAAAAAGAGAGATCACGAACAGTGTCGCAACGGAACTGTACTCGATGCAGATCTATGATGCTTCTTATTTTCAAAATTTCAATCCGGGCACAAGCTTTGAAAAATGGGCGACGATCGAAGTCGACGATTTCAATTCGGTTCCGTCGGAGATGGAAACGACGATCCTGCCCGGAGGACTTTACGCGGTCTTTTTGCATAAAGGTTCGTCGAACGAAGGGCCGAAGGTTTTTCAATACATCTTCGGAACTTGGCTGCCGAACTCGGAATACGTTTTAGATCATAGACCTCATTTCGAAAAATTGGGAGAGAAATACAAAAACGAGGATCCGAATTCGGAAGAAGAATTTTGGATTCCGATCAGGCAAAAATCACAAGCCTGATCGAAACCCTTCGCGCGTTTTGATGCAGGCGTTTGGAGCCTTCAAACACCTTGATTTTTCCGATGTTCGATCGGTCCAAAAATCGTTTCCTAAAAACCGCATTCTATTTTTTGCCGATTCAGGAAAAACTCGATTCGATTTTTCTAAAACGAAATCTTTCAGATAACTTCGGCTGAAGAATACTCGATCACGAAATCTTCTTTCGCCTTACGAACCTTAGGTGCATTTACGAGCCTGTCGTTCTCCGCATCGCGATAACCGAGCGTTAAAATGGACGTGGATCTCAGTCCTTTTTCCTTCAAATGAAGCAATTCGTCGAGCGCGGCGGGATTAAACCCTTCCATGGGAGTAGCATCCACTCCTTCCACCGCGGCGGCTACGATTCCCGTTCCAAAGCCGATGTAGGTCTGTTTCGCCGCCCAGTTAAAACTAGACTCGGGTGTTTGCGATTTCAGCCAGCCAAGCATAGAATTTTGAAAGCCTTGCAGAGATTCGACGGAAGTGTTTCTCGTTCTTGCGATCAGTTCGATATAATCTTTGATCCTGCTTTCAGTGACTTGGTCCCACGCGGCAAAGATAAGTATATGAGAGGATTCTAATATTTGAGGTTGATTGTTGGCGATGGGATGAATTTTGCGTTTTAATTCTTCGTCTTCAACTACCAGAACCTGATAAGGTTGTAATCCGAAACCGGACGCGGTCAAGCGCACCGATTCTAAGATTCGATCCACTTTTTCTTGAGGAACCTTCTGACCCGTCATTCTTTTGGTCGCGTATCTCCAGTTGAGTTTTTCCAATAAATCCATCGTTTTCTCCTTAAATTTAAATCCGGTTTTCCGGAAGATTAAAATGTCATCTTGTTATTAACACTTTAACAAGTTAGACCCGAAAAAAGAAAAGGAGAAAACAAAACAATCAAAGGGAAAGAGACATTTTTTTTTGGCATTCGCCCCGGACCTGCATCATCACGTCCTCTAGGGAGAATTCTCCCAATTTGGCTTCCAGGGCGGCTTGAGCCTGGGCGAACATACATTCAAGTGTCGGGAGAATTCCCATTCCCACCGAGCAATCCTGTTTCGGGTGATCGTGAACGTTGAAAAGGCATTCGGAGGCCTCGATGGCGCGATAAATGTCGGAAAGTCGGATCTCCGATGCGGGTTTGGTAAGAGAGGCGCCGGGAACCCCTTGTCTTGTATAGACTAATCCGGCCTTTCTCAATTTCCCGATCAGGGTTCTTACGATCGCCGGGTTTGTTCCGACCGATTCTGCGATTGTGTCGGAGGTTGTGTCCTTCCCTTTTCCATCTTCCAGAAACGTTAGAATGTGAATTGCGACGGCGTAACGACTAGGAATAGCCAAGATTTTGATCCTTTACACAGTATTCATTGGGTTAGACAGCGCCCTGCCAAGAAGAATTCGGGTTTTTCTCGGGAATATTATCGGTTTTCATTCGGGTTTTTCTCTTTTTAAAAAGTGGGAACTCCTTCTTAGGGAGTTGGAAATTCTCCGTAGTTCCAATGGGTGTGGGAACTCCCACTTTTCATCCGGAGGTTTCCCGTTTGCTGACAAAAAAGTGTGGGAACTCCTGCACTTTCGGAAGTGCACTGAAAAATACCCGAACACCATTCTTCCTTTCGTCCAAAAACTAGGAGGGAATCACAAACCTGTCATCAAAATCCCCCTTAGAATCATTGACTCCCGGTAAAGCAGGTTTAAACAGGAATAGAATCCACCGACAACTCCCAAGCGGATTTTGAATCCGGGGAATCTGAGGATCTTCCAGAATTTTAGGATATATACGTGTCGAAACCAAGAGTACAAGAACAATCCCCGACGACGTCGGGACAAAACGGATCTTCCAACGGGAATCTAACGGAAATTCATCTGAATAATCCGAATATATTTTTCGACCGGGAACTTTCCTGGATCGATTTCAACCGACGCGTATTGGAAGAAGCGAATGATCCCGAAAATCCTCTGTTGGAACGTTTGAAATTCTTGAGCATCACCGAAACGAACCTCGACGAATTTTAT of Leptospira sanjuanensis contains these proteins:
- the fliD gene encoding flagellar filament capping protein FliD — protein: MPAFTIPGLSSGQDTNMIVKKLVELEAKPIRRLEQQNSFNKAQVKAWNDLKVVTTDLQNKTRALISFTAPFAMKNIVSEPEGVVSGDASRSASAGKRKIEIKDLATFHQISGEKTDANKQIPAGKFKIFSGDSEKEIEFTGGTIRDLASSIKISAAGLVNTGLVKVDGDNYVLTLTAGLSGKDRKLKFEDANGVLQAANLVGATEPADPPKVINLLPEADQISVFQPEKYGMAADAKPVYKEENNKKWMEIASVASFQFGIPTTELKKNTRIELITSTEFAPEDKLELGILYKENDKEKMIFETASKQEGKIVLNLKTFPSGQKAHKILFANSSGKTVILDSLHVVIPGEFRGAKPAKEIAEAKDAVFLVDGIEVNRPKNEGLTDVLDGVSLNLLKKTEGPVSIDIKTDSDKGLEMIKEFVAAYNTVLKFGKDATAVDKNAQVKDGKDEGGEIGQTFWEGKTKTGLLSGEHTVLRLIAGMKTVASSSYPVSGENPVRMLSDIGISTGSVGSKWADIQDGFLVLDEEKLRVKLAENPDSVRNLFAIDTNSDARMDTGVGVDLLEHVKPYTQYAGGLVSGKVKMLEEQVTDNNKKIKEYENHLVSYEKKLKSKFLYMEQGVGKNKAVGAYLNNNLKGARNE
- a CDS encoding MIP/aquaporin family protein; translation: MISPFLGEFLGTFVLILLGNGVVAGVLLERSKSKDGGWIVITAGWAFAVMLGVFTSNAFGSSDAHLNPAVTLAFAIKSGDPSKLFSYIPAQIGGAFFGAVFNYLHYLPHWKETQDPGKILAVFSTEPAISHIASNFFSEFLGTFLLILGIVSIFSPSMPGLSVHFGTFLVGILVWSIGLSMGGTTGYAINPARDLGPRLAHFLLPIAGKGSSNWKYAWLPVIAPLSGAACAGWLLGFLKI
- a CDS encoding M23 family metallopeptidase, which encodes MRSLAFVLFFSFFSIWNLSAQPGDLKGECKPKDWICVLTRTTNNTVEFYVQNKTPSGEYPFTVYFNFTTLENFESDVALPFHFVSKGTPEPKKILTLSPIDAHKEFAYNSSIYIKAGDIYAPMSKKIIYRLPFESVSRVGQGYNGKSTHSGEFPFALDFSLPEGSSILAARDGLIISVEDKYKERGTTAYFQDKANYIRILHKDGSVAEYGHLKYKGVLVKVGQIVQKGEKIGLSGNTGFSSAPHLHFHVLKPTEKFQRLVSFPTSFETDEGVLDELKRGFVYWNPSNLLPAGKLFFEEDLKICSEFVQKKLFDCEDKFNPQKRPILALEVRKPGKYDLKVEVCNPDSICKRLDWNLTPEQIIAVFYFDWSLFPQQPGKYKIQVINDIEIIKTWVVERE
- a CDS encoding GyrI-like domain-containing protein; the protein is MNFRIETLTPKLLVGNRMTMSLLENKTGELWRNFMPRKREITNSVATELYSMQIYDASYFQNFNPGTSFEKWATIEVDDFNSVPSEMETTILPGGLYAVFLHKGSSNEGPKVFQYIFGTWLPNSEYVLDHRPHFEKLGEKYKNEDPNSEEEFWIPIRQKSQA
- a CDS encoding NAD(P)H-dependent oxidoreductase, with amino-acid sequence MDLLEKLNWRYATKRMTGQKVPQEKVDRILESVRLTASGFGLQPYQVLVVEDEELKRKIHPIANNQPQILESSHILIFAAWDQVTESRIKDYIELIARTRNTSVESLQGFQNSMLGWLKSQTPESSFNWAAKQTYIGFGTGIVAAAVEGVDATPMEGFNPAALDELLHLKEKGLRSTSILTLGYRDAENDRLVNAPKVRKAKEDFVIEYSSAEVI
- a CDS encoding Rrf2 family transcriptional regulator, producing the protein MAIPSRYAVAIHILTFLEDGKGKDTTSDTIAESVGTNPAIVRTLIGKLRKAGLVYTRQGVPGASLTKPASEIRLSDIYRAIEASECLFNVHDHPKQDCSVGMGILPTLECMFAQAQAALEAKLGEFSLEDVMMQVRGECQKKMSLSL